In the genome of Deinococcus fonticola, the window TGGCCTGAATGGCGCCCGCTCAGGGCTGCTCGGGTTTGGGTTCCTTACTTTTTCCGGGCTTGCCTTTCCCGAGTTTGCCCTGGCGGCTTTGCACCTCCTGAAAGTGCGCGTTCAGTTCCGGCCAGAGTTTCTGCACTGTGCGGCGGGCACGGTTTCTGGCCCCGCTTTCCTGCTTGATCAGGGCCTCCTGGTGACCGTGTGGCCAGTCGTGCGCCACCGCGTCCAGCACCACTTCGGCGTCCTGCATGCGGCCCAGGGCGTCCAGCGTGTCCTTCAGGATTTTGGGGGCAGGCGCCAGGACCTCGTGCGTGTAACGGTACTGCTTCAAGGCCTTGCGCCACTCGTGCCAGACGACCGAATCGCTGGCTTTCAGGACGGTGGCGGCGTCCTCCTGAAGGCGTTGTGACTGTTTGAGCAAGGCGCTGCGGGCTTTTTTCTTGAAGTTGCCGGGGCGCTCGGGCACGCGCGGCAGTTCCGGAAGGTGCAGGTCGGCCAGCAGGCCCTGGCGTTTCTCGGCCCAGGCCTGCTCGAACTGCGCAATTTCCGGCAACGGGGCTTTCAGGCGCTTCAGGGCACTGGTGATGTGCTCGCCGGTCACGTCGTGGTCACGCAGGGGAGCCACGGCGCGGCGCAGGTCACGCCAGGCCCGCCTGGCCTTGCGGGGGGCGCCGTCCAGGCTCAATTCCGCCCCGATCTGCCGGGACAGCTTGCGGGTCTCGTGCACGGCCTGCGGTTCGCCGCGCTCCAGGGCTTCGCGCAGGGGTCTGAATTCGTTAGCTTTCACGTCTTCACGTTATAGCGGTAATGGCGCGGGCAGGGGTGACGCAGACGAAGGTGACTCAGGCGAGAGGGCCGGCCTCTCGTGAACCACACGACTGATCGGCTATGCGGAACTGTGACCGTGACGGACTTGGTGCGGGCAGGCCTTTCAGCGGATGATGAGGCCATGAAACACACCAGGACGTGGACGGACGTTTACGGCAGTGCCTGCGCCAGTTTCGAGGGCCGCCCCGGCGGGCACACCTGGCTGGTGGCGGCGCCGCCCGAACTGGCCCACGCGGTGCCGGCGGCGCTGGAGGGCGTGGACGCCAAGGGCAGCGTTGAACTGCTGGTGCACGACGGCCTGACGCCGCTGCTGGGCCGGTTGCGGGAAGTTCAGCCGCGCGGCGTGCTGATCGTGGCCCCCAGGGCCCTGCCGGCGGGCCCCGCCGTGACGCTGGCGGCCCGGCAGGTCACGACGGAAGCGGGCGGCTCTTACAGCGAGGGCGGGAGCTTTCCGGAGTGGACGGGTTGGGCGCCGCAGGGCAAGAAAAGCCGCGCCAGAGGCGGGGAGTGCGCGGCGGCCAGCGCCGTGACCTCACTGGACGTGCCGGTGGTGGTGACCACGGCGGCCGAGGTGGGGACAGCCCTGGAAGCCTGGCTGGATGCCACCCCTCACGGACGCTGAGCGGGACAACACTGCCTGACCCGCGTTTACCCACGCGCAAGTGGTTTACTCGTCGCAACCGAGGGCCCGCAGAACGTCGAGCATGTCAACCGGGCGCGCCGCGCGGGGTGGGGCAGGTTTGGGGGTGATCCGTAACCATCGCAGGAAACGTTGCATGAAGCCCTCCATAGAGCGAAGCCGACAGAAAACTGACGCCAATCTGATTTAAGATGAGGGAAAGTTTAATAAATCGTTCAGCTGTCTGGATGAGAAGTTTTTCATGGCAAAAATGACAGGCTTCTGACGGAGAAGCGCTGTCCTATCTATGAACTGTTCGCCTTCGGAAAAACACTGAGCAGTACGCCTCATCCCGCTTGAGGTCGCCTACGCTTAGTGCATTAGGGCGCCGGATAGCACAAGCGACAGGCTGTGCCCACCCCCAGCGATCCCTCCGAAGGGGGACGCCTAGCCGGGCTGCGAAGTGGGCCGCACCATCCGGAAAGCGGCGCCACTGAGCAGGGCCACCAGCACTGCGCCCAGCAGGGCGATGCCCAGCGCCGCCCGCAACCCGAAAGCGTCCGCCACGAAACCGATGGCGGGCGGGCCGAGCAGAAACCCGCCGTAGCCCAGGGTCGCCACCTGCGCGATGCCCTTGCCGTGCAGCGCGTGACCTGCCGTACCGTACATCACCGGCACCACGTTGCTGAGACCCAGTCCCGAAAGCGCGAAGCCCAGCGTGGCCGGCACAGGGTGCGGCACCAGCAGCACCAGCGCCATCCCGGCAGCGGTCACGGCGGAGCCGACGCGCACGATCTGCTGGTCGCCCAACTGGGTGCGCAGGCGATCCCCGAACCAGCGTCCCGTGGTCATGGCCGCCACGAACGCCGCATAACCTATACCCGCTGGGCCACCGGGCAGGTGCAGAACATCACGGAAGTACAGTGAAGCCCAGTCGTAATTGGCCCCCTCCGACAGCATGCCCAGGGCGCACAGCAGGCCCAGCAGCAGCACCAGCGGGTTGAGTCGCCCGGTCGTTTCCTGCGGCCCGGAAGCCTCCGAAGCGGCCAGGTCAGGAATCAGGGCGCGGCCGGCCCACAGCGCCAGCAGGGCGCCGATCCCCACGACTGCCGACACGTGGGTCAGCATGGCCACCCGGCCCACCAGCAGCGTCCCCAGCAGCGCCCCCACCACCCCACCCAGGCTGAAGTAGGCGTGCAGGCGACTCATGACGGGCCGGCGCAGGGTCTTTTCGACTGTCACGCCCTGCGCGTTCATGGCAACGTCCAGGCTGCCGTTCAGGGCCCCCAGCAGCGCCAGCGCAGCGATAAGGGTGGACAGGTCGAGCATCAGGAAGGGCAGGGCCAGGCTCAGCAGGGTCAGCACCACCAGCAGGCGGGTGACGCGATCACTGCCCCAGCGGGCGATCCAGTGGCCGGTCAGCGGCATGGTCAGCAGGCTGCCGATCCCGACGGCCAGCAGCGCCAGACCGATCTGCGCGGCGCTGAGGTGCAGGTGGTCGCGCACGCCCGGAATATTCACTGCCCAGGTGGCAAACAGCAGACCGTTCAGCAGAAAAATCAGGCTGATGCTGTGGCGGGCGCGCTCCGCCTGACCGGGCGTGGCGCTCAGAGGAAGGCCGGGTTGGTTGGGTAAGGCGCTGGGCATACGTTGGTTTTCTCCTGAAATGGTGCGCGGGTACAGCGCTGCTGCACAGATATGATCTGAATCGATACAGCTTTCTCTAAAGGATACGACATCCCGCTGATTCCGGGGAGCACGGAGTTGCGCCGCGCCTGGCTGGCCCGCCTTCACCCACCCGACTTCAGCAACATGCTGGAGTCATCGGAAAGGCATAATACGCACGGCGTCTAATTGCAGAGGATGACGGGAAAGCGCCGCCATCGTCTGCCATCTCCCGCAGCGCGTATTTTTGCTGCTCACTTCGGTTCGGGAAATATCGCCACAAAACAAGCGATATTTCCGCAAGTAGTATCAGCTATCATCCGGTCATGACGCCCGCCCAGCCGCGTTCACGGGGCCACTCCAGGCCTACCCTGCGCGATGTGGCCCGGGCCCTCCAGGTCAGCGTCGCCACCGTCAGCAACGCCTACAACCGGCCCGACCAGCTTTCCGGCGAACTGCGCGACAGAATCCTGACGGCCGCGCGCGACATGGGCTACCCCGGCCCCAACCCGCTGGCCCGCAGCCTGCGGCGCGGCAAGACCGGTGTCATCGCCCTGGTGTACGACGCCCCGTTGAACTACGCTTTCGCCGACCCCGCCGCCTCACTGTTCCTGGGTACCCTGGCCGCCACCATCCAGACCCAGGGCCTGAACCTGCTGCTGCTGGCCTGCCCGGACAGCACCGAACCTGTGCGGGCGGCCAGTGTGGACGGCTTCATCGTGTACTGCTCCGCCGAACAGAGCGAACTGCTGGGTACGGTTCTGGCGCGCGCCCTGCCCACGGTTCTGGTAGAGCAGCGCCCACGTCCCGGTACCTCGCAGGTGGGCATCGACGACCTGCAAGGGGCCCAGGAGGCTGCCCGGCACCTGGCCGAACTGGGTCACACCCACATCGGGATTCTGCCGCTGGAAATCACCAAGGACTACTGCCCGGATCCCGTCACGCCGCAGCGCGAGGCCGGCACCAACTCCCTGACCACCGCGCGCCGCTTCCAGGGATACCGCCAGGGTGCGCCACAGGCCCACTTCCATATTCTGGAAACCGCGCAGAACACCCCCCAGGAAGGCGAGGAACGCGCCCGCGAACTCCTGACGCGCTACCCCCAGATTACCGCCCTGCTGTGCATGAGTGACGTCCTGGCCCACGGCGCGCTGAACGCCGCCCGCAGCCTGGGCCGCCGGGTTCCGCAAGACCTGAGCATCATCGGGTTCGACGACCTGCCCAGCAGCGAACCGCTGAACCTCACCAGCGTCTGGCAGCCCACCGCCGACAAGGGCCGCCAGGCCGGCGAGGCGCTGCTGGCGCAGCTGGCCGGTGACTCCCCCAGCACGGTGACCCTGCCCACGCGCCTGGTGGTGCGTGGAACCACCGGGAAAACAGGCGGCAGGTCATAAAAGTCGGGGCTGACGAGCATTGACCGCAATCATCATGTCCCAGCCAACTTTTCCCCAATTCCTCAAGGCGTCCCGCGCCCCCATTTGCTTTCTGTAACCTTCGCTGGGCATGCTGGAAGGGTGAAGATTCTGGTGGTGGGTGGGGCCGGGTATATCGGTTCGCATACGGTGCGGCAGCTGCGCCGGGCGGGGCACGAAGCGGTGGTGTTCGACAACCTTTCGAGCGGTCACGCCGGAGCGTTGCCGGGTGACGTGACGCTGGTGCGCGGCGACCTGCTGGACGCCCAGAGCGTCAGGGACACGCTGACGGCGCACCAGCCGGACGCGGTGATTCACTTCGCGGCGCTGATCGAGGTGGGCGAGAGTATGCGTGCCCCGGCCCGGTACTACCGCAACAACGTGGTCGGCAGCCTGAACCTGCTGCAAGGCATCGTGGAGACGCGCAAGATTCCGCTGGTATTTTCCAGCACCGCCGCCGTGTACGGCACCACCGACGCCGTGCCCATCCCCGAGGACGCCCCCATGCAACCCGAGAGCGTGTACGGCGAGACGAAACTGATGACCGAACGTATGATCCACGCTTTCGGTGCGGCGCACGGGCTACCCTACGTGATCCTGCGCTACTTCAACGTGTGCGGGGCCGCGCCCGAAGGGGACATCGGCGAGGCGCACGCCAACAAGACGCACCTGATCGAGCTGGCGTGCCTGACCGCCCTGGGCCAGCGCGAGAAGATGATGATCTTCGGCGAGGATTACCCCACGCCGGACGGCACCTGCATCCGCGATTACGTTCACGTGCAGGATCTGGCCGACGCGCACGTG includes:
- a CDS encoding CHAD domain-containing protein, with product MKANEFRPLREALERGEPQAVHETRKLSRQIGAELSLDGAPRKARRAWRDLRRAVAPLRDHDVTGEHITSALKRLKAPLPEIAQFEQAWAEKRQGLLADLHLPELPRVPERPGNFKKKARSALLKQSQRLQEDAATVLKASDSVVWHEWRKALKQYRYTHEVLAPAPKILKDTLDALGRMQDAEVVLDAVAHDWPHGHQEALIKQESGARNRARRTVQKLWPELNAHFQEVQSRQGKLGKGKPGKSKEPKPEQP
- the galE gene encoding UDP-glucose 4-epimerase GalE, coding for MKILVVGGAGYIGSHTVRQLRRAGHEAVVFDNLSSGHAGALPGDVTLVRGDLLDAQSVRDTLTAHQPDAVIHFAALIEVGESMRAPARYYRNNVVGSLNLLQGIVETRKIPLVFSSTAAVYGTTDAVPIPEDAPMQPESVYGETKLMTERMIHAFGAAHGLPYVILRYFNVCGAAPEGDIGEAHANKTHLIELACLTALGQREKMMIFGEDYPTPDGTCIRDYVHVQDLADAHVLAVEALHAGKQTAATYNVGLGHGFSVKEVLDAVDEVVGTPLPREIADRRAGDPPRLVADASRIVNELGFDPQFTNLQDIVQTAWNWHRTHPHEFRK
- a CDS encoding MFS transporter; its protein translation is MPSALPNQPGLPLSATPGQAERARHSISLIFLLNGLLFATWAVNIPGVRDHLHLSAAQIGLALLAVGIGSLLTMPLTGHWIARWGSDRVTRLLVVLTLLSLALPFLMLDLSTLIAALALLGALNGSLDVAMNAQGVTVEKTLRRPVMSRLHAYFSLGGVVGALLGTLLVGRVAMLTHVSAVVGIGALLALWAGRALIPDLAASEASGPQETTGRLNPLVLLLGLLCALGMLSEGANYDWASLYFRDVLHLPGGPAGIGYAAFVAAMTTGRWFGDRLRTQLGDQQIVRVGSAVTAAGMALVLLVPHPVPATLGFALSGLGLSNVVPVMYGTAGHALHGKGIAQVATLGYGGFLLGPPAIGFVADAFGLRAALGIALLGAVLVALLSGAAFRMVRPTSQPG
- a CDS encoding LacI family DNA-binding transcriptional regulator, which codes for MTPAQPRSRGHSRPTLRDVARALQVSVATVSNAYNRPDQLSGELRDRILTAARDMGYPGPNPLARSLRRGKTGVIALVYDAPLNYAFADPAASLFLGTLAATIQTQGLNLLLLACPDSTEPVRAASVDGFIVYCSAEQSELLGTVLARALPTVLVEQRPRPGTSQVGIDDLQGAQEAARHLAELGHTHIGILPLEITKDYCPDPVTPQREAGTNSLTTARRFQGYRQGAPQAHFHILETAQNTPQEGEERARELLTRYPQITALLCMSDVLAHGALNAARSLGRRVPQDLSIIGFDDLPSSEPLNLTSVWQPTADKGRQAGEALLAQLAGDSPSTVTLPTRLVVRGTTGKTGGRS